The Kribbella sp. HUAS MG21 genome includes the window GAACCCCGGGTACGACCCGGTACTGCGCCAGCCGGCGTCGGTGTGGTGCCAGCGGAACAGCACGCCGTCCTTGCGCAGCGCGTACAGCTCTGCCCGCGGGACGATCCCGGACCCGACCGGCTTGTCGAAGACCGCCCGCTCGAGCTGGGTGAAGTTCGACCACCCGCCACCGACCCGGCGCAGCGAGTGCTCCATGGACTCGCCACCCGCGTCGAGGTAGTAGCTGCTGCTGTACAAGCTGTCCCCGATGACGACCATCCCGTTCCGCGTGGTGACGCCACCGGACCCCGGGTAGTCCTCGAAGTAGCTGGTCAACCGGACGGCTCCGGGCGCGTAGAGCGGCACCTTCGGCGCTCCGGCGCTGACCGACGGCGGTGTGGTGGCCTTGACACCGCGGATGAGATGTTCGCCCTGCTGAGTCACGGATCCGACTCGTGCCGAACAGGCCTCGCTCGCGGCCGCGCCGGCGCCCTGCGCGGACGTCGGCGCGATCCCCAGCGCCAGGACGGCACTTCCGGCCAGAGCAGTCATTTTTCGCTTGATGTACACACCCGCCGTGATGCAGGGATGACACGAAAAGTTGCCGGCTTCAGGTGGGGGTGGCGACGAGAACGTGACCGGCCAGGGGGATCTCCAGGTGGTCGCCGGTCCGGAAGTGCCCGAGGATCGGTGCGGACTCGGCCAGGATCCGCTGCAGCTCCGAGGGCTTCAGCCGGTCGGCGAGCGGGGTGGAGTTGACCTCGGTCAGCACCATCGCCTCGACCGAGGCGAAGTACGCCGGCCGAATGTGCTCCTGCACCGCCGTCACGCGAAGCCCGGCGTCGGCGCAGCGGGCGCGGAGCGCGTCCGCGTCGCCGTGGACCCAATAGGTGCCGAGCATCTGGGTCGCGCCCGGGCCCGCGTGCTCGGCGACCATCGCGATCCACGGACCGTACGCCGGTTGCTTCGGTAGCGCCGAGAAGACCTGGACGGCGACCACGCCGCCAGGGCGGGTGACCCGCGCCATCTCCCGCAGGGCCGCGGTCGGGTCGGGGAAGAACATCAGCGCCGCCTGGCAGGTCACGACGTCGAAGTCGTCATCGTCGAACGGGAGGTCCGCCGCGTCGCCGGTCCGCCAGTCCAGCTCGGGCCGTACGTTCCGCGCGACTTCCAGCATCGCCGGGTTCACATCGAGCCCAATGACCGACCCTGTGCCGCCGACACGGTCCGCGGCGTTCCGGGCGACGACCCCGGTGCCGCAGGCGACGTCGAGAACCCGCTGGCCAGTGCGGACGCCGGCTCCGTCGAGAACGGGATCGACCCAGTTCCGGAAGAGCGCCGGCACGAAGCGCTCCTCGTACAGTTCTGCTTGCTCGCGCGTGATCCGGAAGGTCTCGGTGACCATGGCGCCGCCTCCTTTCGAGACATCACGAGCCTGGCTGCTCGAGGACCGCGCAGCATCGGGCAGTTGACCCATCCGGGTGCCCGTTCGCGCGGATAATGAAGGCCGTGGAGCACGCGGACCAGCTGCTTCGTACGGCAGCTGTGCAGGCCGAGGCCGGCGACTACGCCGCCGCCCTCGCCACGCGCGAGCGCGCATTCGCCGCACTTCGCGCCGCCGGCGACACCCGCCGCGCCGCCCGGTTGGCGGCGTACCAGATCTCGTTCGACCACCTCGCGCTGTTCGGCAACCAGGCGGTCGCGCACGGCTGGCTGGAGCGCGGCATCCGGCTGGCTGCGGACTCCGGCGAGTGCGTCGAGGCCGGCTGGGTCCTGCTCTCCCGCGCCCTGCACTGCTCGGACGCCGGCGAACGCGCGCAACTGGTCGCGGACGCGTCGCGGATCGCCGAACGCTTCGGCGACGCCGACCTGTTCTTCGACGCGATGGCGTACGACGGTCTCGCGCTGGTCTCGTCCGGCCGGATCACCGCTGGAATGCGCCAGCTGGACGAGGCGGCCGCCGCGGCTCACGGCGGCGAGGTTCGGAGCGCGACGGTCGCCGGTGAGATCTACTGCAAGCTCCTCGTCGCCTGCGAGACCACCCTCGACGTACGACGTGCGGAGGACTGGACCTCGGTCTTCCGGCCGCTCGAGAGCAGGCCGTCGGTCGCGTGGGCGTCGGCCATCTGCCGGATGCACTACGGCGGGATCCTGGTGGCGGCCGGACGCTGGAACGACGCCGACCAGGAGCTGAGCCGGGCCGTCGAGCTGTACGACACCACGTACCGAGCCCTCCGCGGCGCGGCGCTGGTCCGGCTGGCCGAGTTGCGGGTGCGACAGGGACGGCTGGGTGAGGCGGGCGCGCTCGTCGCGGAGTACGGCGAGGACGCGTACGGCGTGCGGCCGTGGGCGCGGGTTGCGTGGGCGAACGCCCGGACCGACGTCGACCGTGCGGCGGTGGTGGCGCGGGTTGCGGCAGTTGTCGGCGATCCAACCTCGTGGACGCTCGGCACGGTGCCGTCTTTGGTCCTGCTGGCAGAGCTTCAGCTCGCCTGCGGGCAACAGGAGGCGGCGCAGGAAACGGCGAAACGCCTGGCGGGCTTGACGGCCGTCGATCCTGTGGACGCGCTGTTGGGATACACGCGGCAGCTCGAGGCCTCTGTCACCGAACGCGCCCAAGCAGCCGCGGCTCTGGCCGCCGCAGCGCGCCACTTCGGGGCCGCGAGCCTGCCACTCGAACAGGCACTGGCCCGACTCCGACTGGCCGAACTGGTCGTCGACACCGATCCCGGGACAGCCGCAGCTGAGGCGCGAGCCGCTGCGGACACCTTCGCCTGGCTCGGCGCCGCGGCGGAGGTCGACCGAGCGTGGTCGGTCCTCAGAGCCCTGGGCAGCCCGGCCCGAACCGGCCCGATCGCCCCAGACGTACTGACCGACCGCGAGAAGGAGGTACTGGCCCTGGTCGCGCAGGGCCTGTCCAACCCCGACATCGCAGCCCGCCTGTTCATCACCCGCAAAACCGCGGCCCACCACGTCAGCAACCTGATCACCAAACTCGGCGTCCGCAACCGAACCGAAGCCGCAACCTGGGCAACCCACCACAACCTCGACCACACCCGCTGACGAACTGTGGCTTGGGCGGCACGGTCGGCGAGCATTCTTGCCACGCCGCGTGAATTCCCGCCCGCTGAGGGTGATCATGGAGATGGAAGGGGAACGGTCGTGGCGACGGATCTGCGGCTCGGTGTCAGGGTCGCGCTCGGGATCGGTGGGCTTGCACTGGTCGGCGTGGGGATCCTGCTCGCATTTCGCGAGCCAGGTGGCATCACCGCGGTCGCGGCCCTGGTCGTCGGCGCCGTGGTGGCGGTTGCTGCCGTCAGCGGCCGGATGCCGAGCGAGGTCGGGCTGCAGCGTGTCACCTTCGGGTCCGATGATCGCAGTCCCGCGGCCTATCGGCGTGCGTGGTGCGACGCCCGCCCCACGCCCTAGAGGGCTGGACTAGCGGGGGGTGGGGGAGCAGGCTGGGGGTGGGGGGTTGGAGGTGTGTGATGGGCGGGCGCGAGCGGGTTGTGGTTTGTGGGGTTGACGGGTCGGCGGCGGGGCAGCGGGCTGTGGAGTGGGCGGCGGATGAGGCTCGGCGGCGGGGGTGCCGGTTGTTGGCGGTGACGGTGTGGTCGTGGGACGGGCCGGAGTACGGCAGGGTCGTCGCCAGTGCGGAGGAGGCCAGGAGTCAGGCGGTCGACGTACAGAACGAGGTCCTGGGGAAGGCTCTTACGGAGGGCTCGGACCTCGAGGTCGACCGGCTCGTGGTCGAAGGGCGGCCGAGTGCTGAGTTGTGTCACGCGGCTGTCGGCGCGGAGTTGCTTGTGCTAGGGAGCCATGGGCACGGGGCTTTTCATGATGCCTTGGTCGGGTCGACGAGCTTGCATGTCATCCGGCATGCGCCGTGTCCCGTTGTGCTGCTGCCCGATCCACGCAGGGGCGAGAGCAAGCACAGGACGCGTCGCCAGCACGCACGTCCTGAGGGCGGCGTACCGATGTTCTGAGGACGGCAAGGTTGCTGGAGGCAACTTCGTCGGCTCAGGCCGGCAGCACGCTGACGTGGTGGGCCTGGTGCTGCCACTTCCGGCTTGGTCGATCAGGACGTCGGTCGCCAGCCCGCTGAGCTCGAACGGCTGATCAGCGATCGTACCGCGCTCCGCCCAGCGATACGAGCAGATCGCCACCGGGCCGTGCGTCCGGTCAGCCAGTGGTCGTGTTCGATCAGCCGGTCCGTCAGATCCATCGCAGCCCCTTCCTCGCGACCGAACCCGGTCGCCGTCGGCCAGAGCCCGTCCGGCGCGTGGAAGTGGATGCCGTTCGGCGCCAGCAGCCGGAAATCACGAGGTACGTCGCCGAACTTCCCAGGCGGTACGCCGTACGCACGGCTGAAGGCACGAGAGAACGCCTCCGTGGAGCCGTACCCGGCCTCGAGACCCGCGTCGGTCACCGAACTACCGCGACGTAGCCGCCACGTCGATCGCTCCAGCAGCTTCCGCAGCCGATCCGGCCTGATCTCGTCCACGGCACCATTCTGGGCGGCCGGCGCCACGTTCGCCCGATCGTTCTTGCTGATCTCTAGCCGTCTTGGTTCGTCGGAAGCCTCCGGGAGCGGTGCCGAAGGAGGACCAGGGCAAGTGCCAGGAGGAGCACGAAGACGACCCCGATCGTCAGCACCCCCAAGCGGTCGACGGTGTCGGCGATCCACGTCTGCAGCCTGGCGGCGAGATCGATGACGGGATCGGTGGTTGCGGCCCCACGGAACACCCGGATCTCGTACCAGCCGTAGTACGCCACATAAGACCCCGCGATCAGCAGTACGACGCCGCCCAGCCGGCCCGCGAGCCGCCCGAAGCGCCGGAGACGCCCGACGGTCCCGGCGCGGGCGAGCGCGACGGCGAGCGCCGCGGTGCCGACGATCAGCCCCATGCCCGCCGCGTAGGCCGCGAACAGGACGACGCCGCCCACGGTGTCGTCGGTGCGGAACGTGGAGACGACGATCGCGAGGAAGGGCCCGATCGTGCAGCCGAGCGACGCGATCGCGTACGCGGCGCCGTACAGGACCATCGAAGCGGCCGTCCGAGTGACCGTCGGCCCTCGGCGGAGCTTGGGCAGTACGACGGGCAGGTCGCGGCCCAGGACCAGCCACACTCCGGCGACCGCGAGAACCACGCCCAGGACGACGGTGAACCAAGGCAGGTGCTGCTGCACCTCGCCCGCGACCGGCGCGATCGCCAGTCCGAACAACCCGAACACCGCGGCGAAGCCGGCCGTCATGGCCGCGGTGGCGGCGAGTGCCCGGCGGACGGCGACCGTACGGCGCGGCGCGTCGTCGCCGGACACGAGCAGCATGAGGTACGCCGGCAGCATGGCGAATCCGCACGGATTGACCGCCGCGAGCATGCCGGCGCCGAGTGCCAGCGCCAACGGGAGTTCGTTCACGGTCGGCTCAGCCGACGACCTTGGCGACGTGGTCGGCGAGACCGTCGCCGTTCACCAAGGTGCCGCTGAAGCTCTTGTTGCCCTGGGCATCGAGTACGACGTACGTGCTCTGCGAGGTGATCCCGAAGCGCTTCCAGATCGCTCCGGCCTCGTCGGCGAGATGCGGGAACCCGCCCACCTCCTGCTCGGTCACGAAGTCTCGCATCGCCCCGGTCTTGTCCAGGCCGGCCACGCCTACGACGTGCACCTTTCCCTGGTACTTGCTCGCGACGTCGGCCGTAGCGTCGGCCTGCGCCCGGCACTTCGGGCACCACGGCGCCCAGAACCACAACACCACTGGCTTCGCCGCCAAGCGCGCACCGTCGAACGGCTTGCCGTCGACTGTCGTCGCGGTGAACTTCAGAACATCCGGTACGACGGCCGCGCTCGGCGTCGACGCGCCTGACGACGGCTTCGCGACCGACGACGGCTGCGGACTGCTCGGAGCCGCTGCGCTCGGATCACCAGCTCCCGACACGGAAGGCCCGTCGTCGCCACAACCAGCGAGCAGCCCGAAGACCAGAGCCAGCACAGCCAACCGCAGCACGGACACTCGAACTCCATCCCCTCGTCCGCTCGTCTCACCGTAAGCCTGCCATCGGTCATCCGCTGAGAAGCCTTACGGATCGATGACATGCTCGACGGCCGCCGACCTGGTCTCCGTCAGCGTTGCGGAAGGCGGTCGAAGCCGGTGAAGGGTTCCCGGATCGTCACCCGCTCGTCGTCGCCGTCCAGCTGCGCGACCGTCGAGATCGTCCGGATCAGTTCCTCGGTCAGGTTGCCGTAGATCTGCAGCTCGGGTCCGGCCTCGAGGTACTCGGCGTACGCCTCCCCGAAGTGCTCCGCCCCGACCTTCAGGTGGGTCGCCATCGAGTCGGCGTCCGGGTGGACCTGGACGATGGTCACCAGGTCGGACTCCGCGGCCGCGTAGCCGTAGAACGAGTGCAGCCGCGGCTCCTGCGGCTCGACGATCTCGGCGCAGTACGTCGCGAAGTACTCCTTGAAGGCCTCGAGCTTGCCGGGCTCGACCCGGTGCGTGAGGATGAAGACGTTACGCCGCGGCCGACAGCGTCGCGCCCCTCGGGATCGAGGACCTCGAGTACTGGGCCGAGGCGGCACAGGTCGTCGGGCGGATCGACGAGGCGATCGAGGTGCTGGGCAGGTGCTTCGAACTCCGGGCCGACGCCGGCGAGCTCCACGAGGCCACGCGGACGGCGTACTGGCTGTGGAGTGCACACGTCTTCAGCCGGGGTGAGTTCGCGATCGCGGCCGGTTGGGTGGAGCGGGCCCGTGGTCTGGCGGCCGGACGGCGGGACGGCGAGTACGGCTGGTCGTTGATCCCGCAGGCGTACGGCTGCATCGGAGCCGGTGAGTACCGGGCCGCCGAGGAGGTCCTGCGTCGCGCGACCGAACTGGGTCTCGAGCGTGGCGACACCGACCTGGTCACGATCGCGACGACGATGCGTGGCCGGGTGACCCTCATGCTGGGCTCACTCGAGCGCGGGCTGGCGCTGCTCGACGAGGCGATGGTCCGGATCCTGAGCCGGACGACCTCGCCACGGGCCACCAGTGTCTTGTACTGCGCCGCGATCGGCTCGTGTTACGAGGTCCACGAGATCGCCCGCGCGGCGGAGTGGTCCGTTGCCCTCGACAAGTGGCTCGGCGAATTGCCCGGACTGAGTGGCGTGTACTTCGGGAACTGCCGCATCTACCGCGCGCTCCTCATGCGCTTGCGCGGGGACTGGTCGCGCGCCGCGGCCGAGCTCGAACAGGCGTGCCGTGATCTCGCGGCCGACGGGAAGCTGGTGGCCGGCCACGCGTGGTACGAACTCGGCGAGTCGCGGAGGCTGCGCGGCGACCACGGAGTCGAGGACGCCTACCAACGCGCGATGGCGTTCGGCCGGGTGGCGCAGCCGGGCCTCGCTCGCTATCGGTTGCGCCAGGGGGATCTGCGGGCGGCGGACACCGGCCTGCGCCGCGTGCTCGCCGAACGGGACCGCGCGGCCGACAGGTTCGAACTCCTGCCCGCCGCCGTGGAGATCGATCTCGCCGCCGGCCGGTTCGAGTCCGCCAAGTCCGCGCTGACCGAGATGCAAGAGATCGCTACCGTGTATCCGACGACAGCGGCACGGTCGACAGTGGCCGCCGCTCGCGGAACTGTGGCGTTGGCCGAGGACCGTCCGACTGATGCGCCCGTCGATCTCAGGGAGGCCTTCAACGGCTGGCTGGAACTAGGGGCGCCGTACGAGACGGCGGTGGTCGGACTGCGCATCGCCGAGGCATGCCGAGCACTCGGCGACGAGGACGGCGTACGAATGCAGCTGGACGCCGCGCTGACGACCTTCGACCGGCTTGGCGCGCGGCCCGACGCGGACCGCGCACACGAGCTGTTGGCCGACCGGCGTGACGGGCTGAGCCCGCGGGAGACCGAAGTACTGCGGCGGGTCGCGGACGGTCTGACCAACGCCGAGATCGCCGCCGAGCTGTGCTTGAGCGAACGGACCGTCCACCGGCATGTCAGCAACATCCTGGCCAAGCTCGGGGTCCGGTCACGCACCGCGGCCGCGATCGTCGCGGTCCAGCGCAGGCTCACCTGACCCGTCCACGCGGCGGTTCCGATAGTCTTCGGTTCTGATGCCTACAGCTCGCGCCCGGCGCCCTCGTCCGCCCGACATGGTGGTTCCTGTCGGTGCGCGCACGGTGTTCACCGACGGTGCCTGCTCGGGCAACCCCGGGCCGGGAGGCTGGGCCTGGGCGTTGTCGACGACGGAGTACGCCGTCGGTCATGAGGCGGTGTCCACGAACCAGCGGATGGAGATCCGGGCCGCCCTCGAAGCCGTGCGCGCGAACGACGGTCCGCTGCTGGTCGTCTCGGACTCGACGTACGTCGTCAACTGTTTCCGCGACGCCTGGCACGCCGGCTGGCTCGAACGAGGCTGGCTCACCTCGGCGAAGAAGCCGGTCGCCAACCGGGACCTGTGGGAGCCCTTGGTGGAGTTGGTGACGCAGCGTGGGGACGTCGCCTTCCAGTGGGTCAAGGGCCATTCCGGCCACGAGATGAACGACTTCGTGGACGGCCTGGCCGTCGCCGCCTGCTTCCCGCAGCGCTGAGTTTCACCTGGACGTGGTGCTGGATCGCCAGACGAGCCGGTGGGGGAGCGTCACCTTGCGCGGCGAGCCGTCTGGGTCGGCGATTCTTCGCGTCAGCAGGTCGATCGCGGTGTCGGCGACCCGCGTCTTGTCGAAATCGATCGTGGTCAGCGGCGGCACGGTGATCGCCGAGTCGTTGATGTTGTCGTAACCGGTCACCGACACGTCTTCGGGCACCCTCAGGCCGTGCGCGTGCAGCGCGAGCAGCGCCCCCATCGCGGCGCCGTCGGTACAGCAGACGACGGCGTCGACCGGCCCGGGATCGCTGTCCAGAAAGGCGTTCAGGGCCCGGGCCGCGGACGTCGGCCGCCAATCCTCGCTGGCGATCTCGAGCCTCGGATCCAGCGGCAGGCCGGCCGACCGCAGCGCCTGCCGGTAGCCCTCGAGGCGGGCGACGGCCGCCGGGTGGTCGGACATGCCGAGGAGCGCGATCCGGCGATGCCCGGTCCTGATCAGCTCGCCGGTCAGGTCGGCGACCGCGGCCGCGTTGTCCATCCACACCATGTCGACGATCGGCAGGTCCACCTCGCCGATCAGCACCACCGGCGGCAGCGCGATCCCGGGCTGTACGGCGGTCGTCTCGTGGTTGACCGGATTCAGGATCAGGCCGTCCACCTGGTGTTCCCGGGCCCGGGACAGCAATTGGGCTTCCCGCCCGGGGTCCCAGCCGGTCTCCTCGACCTGGACCTGCAGACCGCGCGCGGCCGCCGCGTTGACGAAGTGGTGCAGCATCTCGGCGAAGAACGGAACCTGCAGGTCCGACAGCGCGATCGCGATCATGCCGGTGCGCCCGTTCCGCAGCCCGCGGGCCGAGAGGTTCGGGACGTAGTCGAGGGCAACCATCGCCTGCTCGACGCGGGCGCGGGTGGCGGGACGCACGTTGACGGTCCCGTTGAGCACGTTGGAGACCGTCTTCGGCGACACCCCGGCCCAGCTCGCGACATCCCGCACGGTGGCTCGCATACAGCCCATCCTAGGTCGCCGCGGCAACGGAATTTGCCTGCGCCCGACCCGTTGACAGCGCCGACTACAACGATGCAAACTCCGTGGCACTGCGGATTACATCGTTGCATTCGAGTCTGGAGTCCTCCGTGACCGCGACCTCTACGATCGACCCGGCCTTCGCCGTCGGACCCGTCAATCCCTGGTTGTTCGGGACGTTCGTCGAGCACCTCGGCAGGTGTGTCTACACCGGTATCTACGAGCCCACCCACCCGTCGGCCGACGAGGACGGCTTCCGCGGCGACGTCGCCGCGCTGGTCCGCGAGCTCGGCGCGACGGTCGTCCGCTACCCGGGCGGCAACTTCGTGTCCGGCTACCGCTGGGAGGACGGCGTCGGCCCGCGGGAGACGCGGCCGCGCGTGCTCGACCTGGCCTGGCGGTCGATCGAGACCAACCAGGTCGGTACCGACGACTTCCTCGCCTGGTGCGCGCGGGTCGGCCTGGAGCCGATGCTCGCGGTCAACCTCGGCAACCGCGGGCTGGCGGAAGCGGTCGACTACCTCGAGTACGTCAACGGCGCTCCCGGCACGCGGTACGCCGACCAGCGCGTGCAGAACGGGAACGCCAAGCCGTGGGGCGTTCGGCTGTGGTGCCTGGGCAACGAGATGGACGGCCCGTGGCAGCTCGGCCACAAGACGCCGCTCGAGTACGCCCGCCTCGCGCAGGAGGTCGCGCACGCGTACAAGACCTTCGACCCGAACCTGCTCCTCGTCGCCTGCGGCTCCTCGAACACGACGATGCCGACGTTCGGCGAATGGGAACGTGTCGTCCTCGAACACTGCTACGAGAACGTCGACCTGATCTCCGCGCACGTGTACTACGAACCGGTCGACGGCGACGAGGTGTCGTTCCTCGCCTCGTCGGCGCACATGGACCGGTACATCCGGGACGTGGTCGCGACCGCGGACCATGTGGCCGCCAAACGGCGCTCGTCGAAGCGGATCAACATCTCGTTCGACGAGTGGAACGTGTGGTTCGCCGCACGGCACGCACAGCACGAGGAGGAACGCGCCGAGGCTTCCGAGGCGCCCGCGCTGATCCAGGACGTCTACACCGCCCTCGACGCGGTGGTGGTCGGATCGCTGCTGATCACCCTGCTGCGCAACACCGATCGGGTTGGCGTGGCCTGCCAGGCGCAGCTGGTGAACGCGATCGCGCCGATCCTGACCGTCGAGGGAGGCGACGCCTGGCGGCAGACGATCTTCCACCCGTTCGCACTGACCGCGAAGTACGCGCGCGGGACGGTGCTGATGCTCGCCGGCGACCACGGTTCCGTGGACACACCGGCGTACGGATCCGTCGAGCAGGTGTGGGCAGTCGCGACGTACGACGAAGAGTCCGGTGAGCTGGCGCTCTTCGCCGCCAACCGGTCGCTCACCGAACCCGCTTCCTGGACCGTCCGGCTCGGCTCGCTCGGTGAACTCCGCCTGCTCGAGCATCTCGTGGTCGGTGACGACGACCGCAACGCAGTCAACTCCCAGCAAGCCCCTGATCGGGTCGTTCCCCAGGCCGGCTCCTCCGCTCTCGCCGGCGACCGGTTGACGGTGACCCTGCCGCCGGCGTCCTGGCACTGCATCCGGCTCGCCCGTTGAACTCGAAAGGACCAGCAATGACTTCTCCTGACCTGGTGCGGCTCGGCCGCCGCACCCTCCTCGGCACCGTCGCGGGTGCCGGCGCCGGCCTCGCCCTCTCCGCCTGTGGCGGCACCAGCGGACCGCCCCAGGCGGCGCCCGCGACCGGCAAGGGCGGCGCCGAGGGGTACGACGGACCCAACGTCGAACTGCAGTACTGGAACGGCCTGACCGGCGGCGACGGCCCGATCATGAAGAAGCTCGCCCAGAAGTTCATGGACGCCAACCCGAAGATCAAGATCACCACCACGTCGATCGCCTGGGCGGACCTGTTCCAGAAGCTGCCGGCCGCGGTGCAGAGCGGGCGCGCGCCCGACATCTGCCTGATGCACACGGGCGACATCGCCACGAACGCCGCGCGCCGGGTGGTGCAGCCGATCGACGACGTGGTCGCCGGTGCCAAGCTCACCGCCGCCGACTACGCCGAGCTGGTCTGGAAGGCGACCTTCTACCAGGACAAGCAGTACGCCATCCCGCTCGACATCCACCCGGCCGGGCTGTACTACAACAAGAAGGTCCTGGCCCAGGTGGGCGCGGACCCGGAGAAGCCGCCGACGACCAAGGACGAGTTCATGGCCGTCCTGGACAAGTGCAAGTCCAAGGGCGTCAAGGGCTACTGGGTCAGCGCGCTGAGCGTCGGCGGCCTGATCGCGCAGTCGATGATCTTCCAGAACGGCGGCTACATGATCAGCGACGACGGTTCCAAGACCGGCTTCGGCGATCAGCCGGCGATCGACGCGATCACCTTCTTCAAGGGCCTGATCGACAACGACTACTCGCCGAAGAACGCCGCTGGTGACGGCGACTGGGTGTCGTTCAGCAACAACAAGGCCGCCTTCATGATCGTCGGCCCGTGGATGGTCACACCCTGCAAGCAGGCCAAGGGCCTGGAGTGGGGCTGCGCGCCGATCCCGATCCTCGGTTCGCAGAACCAGACCTGGGCCGGTTCGCACTGCTTCACGCTGCCGCGGCAGATCAACCAGGACCAGAACAAGGCGACGGCGGCGCGCGTCTTCGTCAACTGGATGAGCCAGAACTCGGTCGGCTGGGCCGAGGCCGGCATGGTGCCGGCCCGCAAGTCGGTCCGGGACTCCGCGGAGTTCGCGCAGTACACCGAGGTGAAGCAGTTCGAGAAGATGATCGACTGGGCGCACTTCCCGCCCAATGTGCCGGGCTCCGGCGACACCGACCCCGAGTGGACGAAGGCGATCAGCCTCGCCGTGACCGGGAAGAAGCCGGTCGACCAGGCACTGAAGGAAGCGGCGCAGAAGGGCGATCAGATCCTGGCCGCCAACAAGAAGAAGTACGGCGGATGAGCGGGCGGATCACGGGCCTGGCCGGGACGGGC containing:
- a CDS encoding extracellular solute-binding protein, with the protein product MTSPDLVRLGRRTLLGTVAGAGAGLALSACGGTSGPPQAAPATGKGGAEGYDGPNVELQYWNGLTGGDGPIMKKLAQKFMDANPKIKITTTSIAWADLFQKLPAAVQSGRAPDICLMHTGDIATNAARRVVQPIDDVVAGAKLTAADYAELVWKATFYQDKQYAIPLDIHPAGLYYNKKVLAQVGADPEKPPTTKDEFMAVLDKCKSKGVKGYWVSALSVGGLIAQSMIFQNGGYMISDDGSKTGFGDQPAIDAITFFKGLIDNDYSPKNAAGDGDWVSFSNNKAAFMIVGPWMVTPCKQAKGLEWGCAPIPILGSQNQTWAGSHCFTLPRQINQDQNKATAARVFVNWMSQNSVGWAEAGMVPARKSVRDSAEFAQYTEVKQFEKMIDWAHFPPNVPGSGDTDPEWTKAISLAVTGKKPVDQALKEAAQKGDQILAANKKKYGG